The sequence below is a genomic window from Bradyrhizobium septentrionale.
AGCTCACTTCGTCGAAGTAGGAAAAATTGCCAAGCTCTCGCAACCTACCGCAACGCGCGACATTAATGACTTGATCAAGCGGCATTCAAAAGACGCCGCAGGCGGTCGCAGCACCAGTTACTCCCTTGGACTTAGCGATGCAGATCAAACTGATCAGCCTACTTAGCCGCGCCTGGGTCGCGGCCAATCACCACCCTCATCGCCGGCTTCGATCACGTCGAGCATTCTTCAAGATTGATGCACGATCGAGGCTTACCTAAGCTGTAAGAACAGCCTTGGTATCGAAGGGGATTTTCATGTGATACATTTCGCGTGCAAGCTCAGTCTTCAAGGAAGTGCCCGGGCCGTAGGGAATATAGGCAATGCCATCAAGGTCGGATGGCTTCTCCACCGTCGACTTCATAAGCGCAGCCACATTGGCTGCCCCAAACTTCCCGATAACGAAGCCGAGTTCGAACACGACATTCTGCCGCGCCCGCGATCGAAGGCCTGCTTCCGTATCCACAATACCGCTCGCGACCAACGATCCAAGGCCTGTTTGACAGTATACAGTTGCGGCGTACCCATCTGATGCTCTGCTAGAATCGCCCGCAAGGG
It includes:
- a CDS encoding TIR domain-containing protein; translation: MSLAGDSSRASDGYAATVYCQTGLGSLVASGIVDTEAGLRSRARQNVVFELGFVIGKFGAANVAALMKSTVEKPSDLDGIAYIPYGPGTSLKTELAREMYHMKIPFDTKAVLTA